In Acidobacteriota bacterium, a genomic segment contains:
- a CDS encoding type II secretion system protein GspG yields MRRLTFALILTAVAVCSCGKSTQDQVAAAVGGFDSAQLGEKSVQVENLKASGDFATAEVTVRTAVKLRKKEGVWHLEEIRLGDRRWEKAEHLLALLNAQRAETGRRHLNLIAQGLQRYRQEHSRHPQAVDFRALIDLLTPKYMAQVIRFDPWSRPYRYQVKGGGFDLRSAGPDGIFDSGDDLVAENTP; encoded by the coding sequence ATGAGGCGGCTTACTTTCGCGCTTATTTTGACGGCTGTGGCCGTTTGTTCTTGCGGCAAGAGCACCCAGGATCAGGTTGCGGCGGCGGTGGGCGGATTCGACAGCGCCCAACTCGGCGAAAAGAGCGTCCAGGTCGAGAACCTGAAGGCCAGCGGCGACTTCGCCACCGCCGAGGTTACCGTCAGGACGGCCGTCAAGCTGCGCAAGAAAGAGGGAGTCTGGCACCTCGAGGAGATCCGCCTGGGCGACCGGCGCTGGGAAAAGGCCGAACATCTGCTGGCCCTGCTCAACGCCCAACGGGCCGAGACGGGCCGCCGGCATTTGAATTTGATCGCCCAGGGTCTGCAACGCTACCGCCAGGAGCACTCCAGGCATCCTCAGGCGGTCGACTTTCGGGCCTTGATCGACCTGCTCACCCCCAAGTACATGGCCCAGGTCATTCGTTTCGACCCCTGGTCCCGACCCTACCGCTACCAGGTCAAGGGCGGGGGATTCGATTTGCGCTCTGCCGGTCCTGACGGCATTTTCGACAGCGGCGACGACCTCGTCGCGGAGAACACACCATGA
- the recG gene encoding ATP-dependent DNA helicase RecG, translating to MTVSRPMKLETSVQFVKKVGEVRAALLSKAGIRNLDDLLRYPPMRYEDRTRLKPIASLEAEETAAVVARVAACGEHRAGPRRIRLFEAVAEDQSGRLALKFFNRPGLEKVLTRGVRGVFFGTIRYDKYSRGLALTNPEFEVLEEEDETGSPHIGRIVPVYRRISSLTPRILRTIISNALDALEKAGGRCQDPLPEELRRRYGFPSLPEAFRQLHFPQPGGARTEALLKQLEDMATPVQQRFIYEDLFAFQSAVQVVRSQRTRLRKGRRIELGEKERRTLKSILPFRPTRAQKRVLGEIVRDLARPEVMSRLLQGDVGSGKTIVALQAMAVAMENGYQAALMAPTEILAEQHWRSLSPLLHDRTRFRAGYLTSAVQGGQRENLLNDLKEGKIDLLIGTHALIEDPVDFHRLGMIVVDEQHRFGVMQRSRLMEKGPLPDVLVMTATPIPRSLALTLYGDLDLSVLDELPPGRRPVETVLAGEKKRAEIYRGLRRQIEKGRQAYVVYPLVEESEKVDLKAAVEMAAHLQEKVFPDLRVGLLHGRLKSDEKEAVMKDFVAGRYHILVSTTVIEVGVDVPNASIMVIEHAERFGLSQLHQLRGRIGRGSHDSYCVLMIGPKVGQKARQRLLIMRESNDGFEIAEKDLELRGPGEFIGTRQSGLPEFAFANLVRDRQWVSRSHQDARHFIEESLRREGGDRQRLLKRLKALFKGRLPLARVG from the coding sequence ATAACCGTTTCTCGGCCCATGAAGCTTGAAACATCGGTTCAGTTCGTCAAGAAGGTGGGAGAAGTCAGAGCCGCATTGCTTTCCAAAGCGGGAATCCGCAATCTGGACGACTTGCTGCGCTACCCGCCCATGCGCTACGAGGACCGTACCCGCTTGAAACCCATCGCCAGTCTGGAGGCGGAGGAGACGGCGGCGGTTGTGGCCCGGGTGGCGGCTTGCGGGGAACACCGGGCCGGTCCCCGGCGCATCCGGCTTTTTGAAGCGGTGGCCGAAGACCAAAGCGGAAGGCTGGCCCTTAAGTTCTTCAACCGTCCCGGCCTGGAAAAGGTTCTGACGCGGGGCGTTCGGGGGGTCTTCTTCGGCACCATCCGATACGACAAGTACAGCCGCGGGCTCGCCCTCACCAATCCGGAATTCGAGGTGCTGGAGGAAGAGGACGAGACCGGTTCTCCCCACATCGGACGCATCGTCCCCGTCTACCGGCGTATCAGCAGCCTCACTCCCCGCATCCTGCGCACCATCATCTCCAACGCCCTGGATGCGCTGGAAAAGGCTGGGGGAAGGTGCCAAGACCCCTTACCCGAGGAGTTGAGGCGCCGTTACGGTTTTCCCTCCCTGCCCGAGGCTTTCCGCCAACTCCACTTTCCCCAACCGGGCGGGGCGAGGACGGAGGCGCTCCTCAAGCAGTTGGAAGACATGGCCACGCCCGTCCAGCAGCGTTTCATCTATGAAGACCTGTTCGCCTTTCAGAGCGCCGTGCAAGTGGTTCGCTCCCAGCGCACCCGGCTGCGCAAAGGACGCCGCATCGAGCTGGGCGAGAAGGAGCGGCGCACCCTCAAGAGCATCCTCCCCTTCCGCCCCACCCGGGCTCAAAAGCGCGTTTTGGGAGAGATCGTGCGCGACTTGGCCCGGCCTGAGGTGATGTCGAGACTGCTGCAGGGGGATGTGGGATCGGGCAAGACCATCGTGGCCCTGCAAGCCATGGCCGTAGCCATGGAAAACGGCTACCAGGCCGCCCTCATGGCCCCCACCGAGATACTGGCCGAGCAACACTGGCGCAGTCTTTCCCCCCTGCTTCACGATCGCACCCGCTTCCGCGCGGGATATTTGACGTCGGCTGTACAGGGAGGCCAGCGCGAGAACCTGCTCAACGATCTGAAAGAAGGCAAGATCGACCTTCTCATCGGCACTCACGCCCTGATCGAGGACCCGGTCGACTTCCATCGGCTGGGCATGATCGTGGTGGACGAGCAGCACCGCTTCGGGGTCATGCAGCGTTCGCGCCTGATGGAAAAAGGCCCGCTGCCAGACGTGTTGGTAATGACCGCCACCCCCATTCCCCGCTCTCTGGCGCTCACCCTCTACGGCGACCTCGATCTCTCGGTGCTGGACGAACTGCCTCCGGGGCGCCGGCCCGTCGAAACGGTGTTGGCGGGCGAAAAGAAGCGCGCTGAGATATACCGCGGGCTGCGCCGCCAGATCGAGAAGGGCCGCCAAGCCTACGTGGTCTATCCGCTGGTGGAAGAATCCGAGAAAGTGGATCTCAAAGCCGCCGTGGAAATGGCCGCCCACCTGCAGGAAAAAGTCTTTCCCGACCTGCGCGTCGGACTGCTGCACGGCCGCCTCAAGAGCGACGAGAAGGAAGCGGTCATGAAAGACTTCGTGGCGGGCCGGTACCACATCCTGGTCTCCACCACCGTGATCGAGGTGGGCGTCGATGTTCCCAACGCTTCCATCATGGTGATCGAGCACGCCGAGCGGTTCGGGCTTTCCCAGTTGCACCAACTGCGCGGACGCATCGGCCGGGGTTCTCACGATTCCTATTGCGTGCTGATGATCGGTCCCAAGGTGGGCCAGAAAGCCCGGCAACGCCTGCTCATCATGCGCGAAAGCAACGACGGTTTCGAGATCGCCGAAAAGGACCTGGAACTGAGGGGGCCTGGAGAATTCATCGGAACCCGCCAGTCGGGACTGCCGGAATTCGCTTTCGCAAACCTGGTGCGGGACCGCCAATGGGTGAGCCGAAGCCACCAGGACGCCCGTCACTTCATTGAGGAAAGCCTGCGCCGGGAAGGGGGAGACCGCCAACGCCTCCTCAAGCGCCTCAAAGCCCTCTTCAAGGGGCGCCTTCCCTTGGCCCGAGTGGGCTGA